The following coding sequences are from one Cyanobium sp. AMD-g window:
- a CDS encoding Mrp/NBP35 family ATP-binding protein → MASADSLLKALQPLRDAGSGRSLVELGWISDLRHQGSRAVFRLALPGFAASQRERIAAEARSALLAVEGINDVQIELAQPAAAPSSGPIGAAGHGPGGGQLPERQGIPGVRQVIAVSSGKGGVGKSTVAVNLACALAASGLRVGLLDADIYGPNAPTMLGVADRSPQVTGSGNDQVLEPIESCGIVMVSMGLLIQENQPVVWRGPMLNGIIRQFLYQVNWGERDVLVVDLPPGTGDAQLTLAQAVPMAGVVIVTTPQQVSLQDARRGLAMFLQMGVPVLGVVENMTAFIPPDLPDRRYALFGSGGGRLLADEADVPLLAQLPMEMPVLEGGERGQPVVLSAPSSASGRAFTELAERLSASCALSPALA, encoded by the coding sequence ATGGCCAGCGCCGACTCCCTGTTGAAGGCCCTGCAGCCGCTCCGCGATGCCGGCAGCGGCCGCAGCCTGGTGGAGCTCGGCTGGATCAGCGACCTGCGTCACCAGGGCAGCCGGGCGGTGTTTCGCCTCGCCCTGCCCGGCTTCGCCGCGAGCCAGCGCGAGCGCATCGCCGCCGAGGCCCGCAGCGCCCTGCTGGCCGTGGAGGGCATCAACGACGTCCAGATCGAACTGGCCCAGCCCGCCGCCGCCCCCTCCTCGGGGCCGATCGGCGCCGCCGGCCACGGCCCCGGAGGGGGCCAGTTGCCGGAACGGCAGGGCATCCCCGGCGTACGCCAGGTGATCGCCGTCAGCAGCGGCAAAGGCGGCGTCGGCAAGAGCACCGTGGCGGTGAACCTGGCCTGTGCCCTGGCGGCCTCGGGCCTGCGGGTGGGCCTGCTCGATGCCGACATCTACGGGCCCAATGCCCCCACCATGCTCGGCGTGGCCGACCGCAGTCCCCAGGTGACGGGCAGCGGCAACGACCAGGTGCTGGAGCCGATCGAGAGCTGCGGCATCGTCATGGTGTCCATGGGCCTGCTCATCCAGGAGAACCAGCCAGTGGTCTGGCGCGGCCCGATGCTCAACGGCATCATCCGCCAGTTCCTCTATCAGGTGAACTGGGGCGAGCGCGACGTGCTGGTGGTTGATCTGCCGCCCGGCACCGGCGACGCCCAGCTCACCCTGGCCCAGGCCGTGCCCATGGCCGGGGTGGTGATCGTCACCACACCCCAGCAGGTGTCACTGCAGGATGCCCGCCGCGGCCTGGCGATGTTCCTGCAGATGGGGGTGCCGGTGCTGGGGGTGGTGGAGAACATGACCGCCTTCATCCCCCCCGATCTGCCCGATCGCCGCTATGCCCTGTTCGGCAGCGGTGGCGGCCGGTTGCTGGCCGATGAGGCGGATGTCCCCCTGCTGGCCCAGCTGCCGATGGAAATGCCCGTGCTCGAGGGCGGAGAGCGGGGCCAGCCGGTGGTGCTGTCGGCACCCAGCTCCGCCAGCGGCCGTGCCTTCACCGAGCTGGCCGAGCGGCTGAGCGCCAGCTGCGCCCTCAGCCCAGCCCTCGCCTGA
- the hemF gene encoding oxygen-dependent coproporphyrinogen oxidase codes for MEMPPADSRSRAKALLLGLQDSICAGLASLDGGADFEEQSWERPEGGGGRSRVMKDGRVFEQGGVNFSEVEGERLPPSILSQRPEAEGHRWFATGTSMVLHPRSPYVPTVHLNYRYFEAGPVWWFGGGADLTPYYPFLEDARHFHRTLKGACDRVDPVYYQVFKPWCDEYFFLKHRGETRGVGGIFYDYQDPGGVLYKGGDPEGPAAAASTAVGPVHQDWEQLFALASACGNAFLPSYVPIVERRHGLPWGEVERQFQLYRRGRYVEFNLVFDRGTIFGLQTNGRTESILMSLPPLVRWEYGYTAAEGSREALLTDLFTRPQNWLEDPSLEERCRPHQAVG; via the coding sequence ATGGAGATGCCACCTGCCGATTCCCGCAGCCGTGCCAAGGCCCTGCTGTTGGGCCTGCAGGATTCGATCTGTGCCGGCCTGGCGAGCCTCGATGGCGGGGCCGACTTCGAGGAGCAGAGCTGGGAGCGGCCGGAGGGCGGCGGTGGCCGCTCCCGGGTGATGAAGGACGGCCGGGTGTTCGAGCAGGGCGGCGTCAACTTCTCCGAAGTGGAGGGGGAGCGCCTGCCCCCCTCGATCCTGTCCCAGCGCCCCGAAGCGGAGGGCCACCGCTGGTTCGCCACCGGCACCTCGATGGTGCTGCACCCCCGCAGCCCCTACGTGCCCACGGTGCACCTCAACTACCGCTATTTCGAGGCGGGGCCGGTGTGGTGGTTCGGCGGCGGTGCCGACCTCACCCCCTACTACCCCTTCCTGGAGGATGCCCGCCACTTCCATCGCACCCTCAAGGGGGCCTGTGATCGGGTGGATCCCGTCTACTACCAGGTGTTCAAGCCCTGGTGCGATGAATACTTCTTCCTGAAGCACCGCGGCGAGACCCGGGGCGTGGGCGGCATCTTCTACGACTACCAGGACCCGGGTGGGGTGCTCTACAAAGGTGGCGACCCCGAGGGGCCGGCGGCGGCGGCCAGCACGGCCGTCGGCCCCGTGCACCAGGACTGGGAGCAGTTGTTTGCCCTGGCCTCGGCCTGCGGCAACGCTTTCCTGCCGAGCTACGTGCCGATCGTGGAGCGCCGCCATGGTCTGCCCTGGGGAGAGGTGGAGCGCCAGTTCCAGCTCTACCGCCGCGGCCGCTACGTGGAGTTCAACCTGGTGTTCGACCGCGGCACGATCTTCGGCCTGCAGACCAACGGCCGCACCGAATCGATCCTGATGTCGCTGCCTCCCCTGGTGCGCTGGGAGTACGGCTACACGGCCGCTGAAGGCAGCCGGGAGGCCCTGCTGACCGACCTGTTCACTCGCCCCCAGAACTGGCTTGAAGACCCTTCGCTGGAGGAGCGCTGCCGACCCCACCAGGCTGTGGGCTGA
- a CDS encoding dehydrogenase, with protein sequence MAPALLFSSLADPAAAGSAEAMPMAGQLRTSAPALTGTDPITGPRSHLNRDWIGLRPVDPDTPILVLAGHADSQGIAGSGTSGAAVAAGAPPMYPGISDELYWNMVIAEAVVALGQQRGLRISTYRPPFRTISDGNHPSTNWSVGRQHAASGGYALEIHFDAWGPDGVGSGLIPPLHRPFGRLDESLAEAFGGFPMAFRGGLGGPRRGIALLEVGKLEGPLERSLRNPATRPDTVMAIASRIVTALEVGLGRSPTTTAQPLSPQPGGVGSAPPAKGLQASSGGE encoded by the coding sequence GTGGCTCCAGCCCTTCTGTTCAGCAGCCTTGCCGACCCGGCGGCCGCCGGCAGCGCTGAAGCCATGCCCATGGCCGGCCAGCTGAGGACATCAGCCCCGGCACTGACCGGCACCGATCCGATCACCGGCCCCCGCAGTCATCTGAACCGGGACTGGATCGGCCTCCGCCCCGTCGATCCGGACACCCCCATCCTGGTGCTGGCCGGCCATGCCGATTCCCAGGGGATCGCGGGGTCCGGCACCAGCGGCGCCGCGGTGGCCGCCGGGGCGCCGCCGATGTATCCCGGCATCAGCGACGAGCTCTACTGGAACATGGTCATCGCCGAGGCGGTGGTGGCCCTGGGGCAGCAGCGGGGGCTGCGCATCAGCACCTACCGTCCCCCCTTCCGCACGATCAGCGACGGCAACCACCCCAGCACCAACTGGAGCGTGGGCCGTCAGCACGCCGCCAGCGGCGGCTACGCCTTGGAGATCCACTTCGATGCCTGGGGACCCGACGGCGTCGGATCAGGGCTGATCCCGCCGCTGCATCGGCCTTTCGGCCGCCTCGACGAAAGCCTGGCCGAGGCCTTCGGTGGCTTCCCCATGGCCTTCCGTGGCGGCCTCGGCGGACCCAGGCGCGGCATCGCCCTGCTGGAGGTGGGCAAGCTGGAGGGCCCGCTGGAGCGCTCCCTGCGCAACCCCGCCACCCGCCCCGACACGGTGATGGCCATCGCCAGCCGGATCGTCACGGCCCTCGAAGTCGGCCTGGGGCGCAGCCCCACCACCACCGCCCAGCCGCTCAGCCCACAGCCTGGTGGGGTCGGCAGCGCTCCTCCAGCGAAGGGTCTTCAAGCCAGTTCTGGGGGCGAGTGA
- a CDS encoding cofactor assembly of complex C subunit B — translation MPTLGSTLLLTLLMAIGLVFFLRAASKDRTTVVDVHSPQPPVQVLEGLSNWLTARGWQTETGDPERQLLRFRGQVRSSLPLALLLSLLGSVGAACLGLVLRQVLPSLGWWPLLLALAGPMAGVVYSRRAARPESLELRLMDEDSSGGSNLRLRAHRDELIAIERELGADLQLASDGSLLSSPI, via the coding sequence ATGCCCACCCTGGGTTCCACCCTCCTGCTCACCCTGCTGATGGCCATCGGCCTGGTCTTCTTCCTGAGGGCCGCCAGCAAGGACCGCACCACCGTGGTGGACGTCCACTCCCCCCAGCCGCCGGTGCAGGTGCTCGAGGGCCTCTCCAACTGGCTCACGGCCCGGGGCTGGCAGACCGAAACCGGCGACCCCGAGCGCCAGCTGCTGCGCTTCCGCGGCCAGGTGCGCTCCAGCCTGCCGCTCGCCCTGCTGCTCTCGCTGCTGGGCAGCGTGGGGGCCGCCTGCCTGGGGCTGGTGCTGCGCCAGGTGCTTCCCTCCCTCGGCTGGTGGCCCCTGCTGCTGGCCCTGGCCGGTCCGATGGCGGGTGTCGTCTACAGCCGGCGGGCGGCCAGGCCCGAGAGCCTGGAGTTGCGCCTGATGGACGAGGACAGCAGCGGCGGCAGCAACCTGCGCCTGCGCGCCCACCGCGACGAACTGATCGCCATCGAGCGGGAGCTCGGCGCCGACCTCCAGCTGGCCAGCGACGGCTCCCTGCTCTCCTCCCCGATCTGA
- a CDS encoding ribonuclease D produces the protein MAQTPASVSASPGPAARFAVFDHDLDATWQELYGTARALAIDTEAMGLIHGRDRLCLVQICDDADNVCCIRLARGQTQAPRLKALCENPAIEKVFHFARFDVAALAENLGIAVDPIFCTKVASRLARTYAPRHGLKDVVNELVGVELDKQAQSSDWGRVEELSDTQLAYAAGDVRWLLAARDRLEVMLRREERWELARRCFACVPVFAALDRQRFHQVFEH, from the coding sequence ATGGCCCAGACCCCTGCCAGCGTCAGCGCCAGCCCCGGACCGGCGGCCCGCTTCGCCGTCTTCGACCACGACCTCGACGCCACCTGGCAGGAGCTCTACGGAACGGCCCGGGCCCTGGCGATCGACACCGAGGCCATGGGGCTGATCCACGGGCGCGATCGCCTCTGCCTGGTGCAGATCTGCGATGACGCCGACAACGTCTGCTGCATCCGGCTGGCGCGGGGGCAGACGCAGGCGCCGCGGCTGAAGGCCCTCTGCGAGAACCCGGCGATCGAGAAGGTGTTCCACTTCGCCCGCTTCGATGTGGCGGCGCTGGCGGAGAACCTCGGCATCGCCGTGGACCCCATCTTCTGCACCAAGGTCGCCAGCCGCCTGGCCCGCACCTACGCCCCGCGCCACGGCCTCAAGGACGTCGTCAACGAGCTGGTGGGGGTGGAGCTCGACAAGCAGGCCCAGAGTTCCGACTGGGGCCGGGTGGAGGAGCTCAGCGACACCCAGCTGGCCTACGCCGCCGGAGATGTGCGCTGGCTGCTGGCCGCCCGCGACCGGCTGGAGGTGATGCTGCGCCGGGAGGAGCGCTGGGAGCTGGCCCGCCGCTGCTTCGCCTGCGTGCCGGTGTTCGCCGCCCTCGACCGGCAGCGGTTCCACCAGGTCTTCGAACACTGA
- a CDS encoding lipid-A-disaccharide synthase-related protein — MSTPRLLVLSNGHGEDLIALRLIEALRHQAPDLEVQVLPLVGMGQAYAGAEAAGELQRVGPRQPLPSGGFSNQSLRGLLNDLAAGLPLLSWRQWRIVRRWGRQGLPILAVGDLLPLLLAWAGGGPYGFLGTPKSDHTWATPPPPGWGRSPLADGYHRAKGSEWDPWEWALMGHRRCQLVAVRDRLTAWGLRRHGVQALAPGNPMMDGFTAPGPLPAWLQGRRRLLLLPGSRLPEALGNLRGLLAALPSASATQPISVLLACGSRPSDAELAAPLAAAGFTPAAAPPGSGASALWRRGRLELLVGPGRFAAWAPLAELGLATAGTATEQLVGLGVPALSLPGPGPQFKAGFARRQSRLLGGAVQPCQDSGELQCRLIALLNDDGERARLGRIGRRRMGPAGGSARLAALILERLLPG; from the coding sequence ATGTCCACCCCCCGTCTGCTGGTTCTGAGCAACGGCCACGGGGAGGACCTGATCGCCCTGCGGCTGATCGAGGCCCTGCGGCACCAGGCCCCCGACCTGGAGGTGCAGGTGTTGCCCCTGGTGGGGATGGGCCAGGCCTATGCCGGCGCCGAAGCGGCCGGGGAGCTGCAGCGGGTCGGGCCGCGGCAGCCGCTGCCCAGCGGCGGCTTCAGCAACCAGAGCCTGCGGGGACTGCTGAACGATCTGGCCGCCGGGCTGCCGCTGCTGAGCTGGCGTCAGTGGCGGATCGTGCGGCGCTGGGGAAGGCAGGGTTTGCCGATCCTGGCCGTGGGCGACCTGCTGCCCCTGCTGCTGGCCTGGGCGGGTGGCGGTCCGTACGGCTTTCTGGGCACCCCGAAGAGCGACCACACCTGGGCCACGCCGCCTCCGCCGGGATGGGGCCGCTCCCCCCTGGCCGATGGGTACCACCGGGCCAAGGGCAGCGAATGGGATCCCTGGGAGTGGGCCCTGATGGGCCACCGCCGCTGCCAGCTGGTGGCGGTGCGTGATCGCCTCACCGCCTGGGGACTGCGCCGCCATGGGGTCCAGGCCCTCGCCCCGGGCAACCCGATGATGGATGGCTTCACCGCCCCTGGGCCCCTGCCAGCCTGGCTGCAGGGGCGGCGCCGTCTGCTGCTGCTGCCGGGCAGCCGCCTGCCCGAGGCCCTGGGCAACCTGCGCGGCCTGCTCGCCGCCCTGCCGTCCGCCAGCGCGACCCAGCCGATCAGCGTGCTGCTGGCCTGCGGCTCCCGCCCCAGTGACGCCGAGCTGGCCGCCCCGCTGGCTGCGGCTGGATTCACCCCGGCGGCGGCACCGCCGGGCTCCGGTGCCTCGGCCCTCTGGCGGCGCGGCCGACTGGAGTTGCTGGTGGGTCCGGGCCGGTTCGCGGCCTGGGCGCCGCTGGCGGAGCTGGGGTTGGCCACCGCTGGCACGGCCACCGAGCAGCTGGTGGGTCTTGGGGTGCCGGCCCTGTCGCTGCCAGGTCCCGGCCCCCAGTTCAAGGCCGGCTTCGCCCGCCGCCAGAGCCGGCTCCTGGGGGGGGCTGTACAGCCGTGCCAGGACAGCGGCGAGCTGCAGTGTCGGCTGATCGCCCTGCTCAACGACGACGGCGAGCGGGCCCGGCTGGGCCGCATCGGCCGGCGGCGCATGGGACCGGCCGGTGGCAGCGCGCGGCTGGCGGCCCTGATCCTCGAGCGCCTGCTGCCGGGGTAG
- a CDS encoding trans-aconitate 2-methyltransferase codes for MSTKDAFTRIYQRDTWGGGSGQGSRPEFNGEYIATLQRFLRLNHIRSVVDFGCGDWQFSRLIHWGDITYTGIDIVDSVVAANSDLHASDSIRFQLFEDLASLPPADLILVKDVLQHLPNHLVREYLDHFKAHYRWLIITNDDLPHSELNQEIEAGAWRPLRLDLPPFEEHCSTLAQWVVLTETSMSLHRKRAELILGSGARQPQQSTGMQQG; via the coding sequence ATGTCGACCAAGGACGCCTTCACGCGCATCTACCAACGCGACACATGGGGGGGAGGCTCCGGCCAGGGGTCCAGACCTGAGTTCAACGGCGAGTACATCGCCACCCTGCAGCGCTTTCTGCGGCTCAATCACATCCGCAGCGTCGTCGATTTCGGCTGTGGCGACTGGCAGTTCTCCCGGCTGATCCACTGGGGTGACATCACCTACACCGGGATTGACATCGTCGACTCCGTGGTGGCCGCCAACAGTGACCTCCACGCCAGCGACTCGATTCGCTTCCAGCTCTTTGAGGACCTGGCCAGCCTGCCGCCCGCTGATCTGATTCTGGTGAAGGATGTGCTGCAACACCTTCCCAACCATTTGGTGCGGGAGTATCTCGACCATTTCAAGGCCCACTACCGCTGGCTGATCATCACCAACGACGATCTGCCCCACTCGGAACTCAACCAGGAGATCGAGGCGGGCGCCTGGCGGCCGCTGCGGCTGGACCTGCCCCCCTTTGAGGAGCACTGCTCCACCCTGGCCCAGTGGGTGGTGCTCACCGAAACCTCGATGAGCCTGCACAGGAAACGGGCTGAACTGATCCTGGGGTCAGGAGCACGTCAGCCGCAGCAAAGCACTGGAATGCAGCAGGGTTGA